Proteins encoded within one genomic window of Dyadobacter chenhuakuii:
- a CDS encoding LytR/AlgR family response regulator transcription factor, with protein MSVLQCIAVDDEPLALGLVCSFIEKTPFLALAGRFSSAVEALQAIHSKHIDVIFLDIQMPDLTGIELARVIDKADSRAPRIIFTTAFNQYALDGFRVDALDYLLKPFNYEEFLRAASKAQAYSELLNKASSASAPDPKDGYLFLKVEYQLVRIAYEDILYMEGLKDYVKVHLKSDPKPILSLTSLKALEEKLPVSKFMRVHRSFIVNLDKISAVTKNTIQIGSMTIPVSDQHKDGFNQFLSKWM; from the coding sequence ATGAGTGTACTCCAATGCATAGCAGTCGATGACGAGCCATTAGCACTCGGACTTGTTTGTTCATTTATAGAAAAAACCCCTTTCCTGGCACTTGCCGGTCGATTTTCCAGCGCTGTGGAAGCGCTTCAAGCTATTCATTCCAAGCACATTGATGTCATTTTTCTGGACATTCAAATGCCTGATCTGACAGGCATTGAGCTGGCCCGTGTCATTGACAAAGCCGACAGCCGTGCCCCAAGGATCATTTTTACAACTGCATTCAATCAATATGCGCTGGATGGCTTCCGCGTAGACGCACTTGACTATCTCCTAAAACCCTTTAATTACGAAGAATTCCTGCGAGCCGCTTCCAAAGCGCAGGCTTACAGCGAATTGCTAAACAAGGCTTCCTCTGCAAGCGCTCCGGATCCGAAAGATGGATATTTGTTCCTTAAAGTTGAATATCAGCTGGTTAGGATTGCTTATGAGGACATTCTTTATATGGAAGGTTTGAAGGATTATGTGAAGGTTCATTTAAAATCGGATCCAAAGCCGATCCTTTCACTCACCAGCCTGAAAGCATTGGAAGAAAAACTTCCGGTTTCGAAATTCATGCGTGTACACCGCTCATTTATTGTAAATCTGGATAAAATCAGCGCTGTAACAAAAAATACCATCCAAATCGGCAGCATGACAATTCCCGTCAGCGATCAGCATAAGGATGGTTTTAATCAGTTTTTGAGCAAATGGATGTAG
- a CDS encoding sensor histidine kinase translates to MDANTARKYPPFFLHLLGWTFLALFLMWQPLSWQIQFPVTFWVKQAVLFTLLIGIFYLNYYFWFPKFLARNSYSRFILLNLVSVIALAVIIEQVKIAINHGEQMDRAFKTAREANGDKKPQDRLDYFSLMTALLIIGISTSVAAVKDVQRDKQYRENLEKEKINSELSFLKAQINPHFFFNTLNNIYALTVIDVEAAREALHKLSRMMRYVLYETQHGTVLLSQEIAFAQDYIQLMQLRLTDKVTVHLDPPSPMHDVSIAPMLFLPFIENAFKHGVSAVQPSRIDIQIRQDKHKIFVEVKNTLFTDKRAILDESNGIGLVNTQRRLDLLYPGKYQLEVTENKEEKEFEVHLELETA, encoded by the coding sequence ATGGACGCTAATACCGCACGAAAATATCCTCCATTTTTTCTGCATCTTTTGGGATGGACCTTTCTGGCCCTGTTTCTCATGTGGCAACCGCTGAGCTGGCAGATCCAGTTTCCGGTTACATTCTGGGTCAAGCAAGCCGTTTTGTTCACCTTACTGATCGGGATTTTTTATCTGAACTATTATTTCTGGTTTCCCAAATTCCTCGCCCGGAACAGTTATAGTCGCTTTATATTGCTGAATCTGGTGTCTGTGATCGCGTTGGCTGTCATCATTGAGCAGGTAAAAATCGCTATTAATCACGGCGAACAAATGGACAGGGCATTCAAAACAGCCCGCGAAGCAAACGGTGATAAGAAACCTCAGGACAGACTGGATTATTTCTCGCTCATGACGGCGTTGCTTATTATAGGCATTAGCACGAGCGTCGCTGCGGTGAAAGACGTGCAGCGCGATAAGCAATACAGGGAAAATCTGGAAAAGGAAAAAATCAATTCTGAGCTTTCGTTTTTGAAAGCGCAGATCAATCCGCATTTCTTTTTCAATACATTAAATAACATATATGCACTAACGGTCATTGATGTAGAAGCAGCAAGAGAAGCTTTGCACAAACTTTCCCGCATGATGCGCTATGTCCTTTACGAGACGCAGCACGGAACGGTGTTACTAAGCCAGGAAATCGCTTTTGCACAGGATTACATCCAATTAATGCAGCTGCGATTGACCGATAAAGTGACCGTTCATTTAGATCCGCCGAGCCCGATGCATGACGTGTCTATTGCTCCAATGCTTTTTTTACCGTTTATTGAAAATGCATTTAAACACGGCGTAAGCGCGGTGCAGCCGAGCAGGATCGACATTCAGATCCGGCAGGACAAGCATAAGATATTTGTTGAGGTTAAAAACACTTTATTTACCGACAAAAGGGCCATTTTGGATGAAAGTAACGGCATAGGGCTTGTCAACACGCAACGCCGGCTTGACCTTTTATATCCCGGAAAATATCAGCTGGAAGTGACTGAGAATAAGGAAGAAAAAGAATTTGAAGTTCATTTGGAATTAGAAACTGCATGA
- a CDS encoding TonB-dependent receptor domain-containing protein: MNMTRKVTPIILMMLLSFAASAQFPGGGGGFGGNRGGGNDRPQRQTVIPGTAEDTPKGNGKIKGILIDSVSKKPVEFAALSLVDIKTNNPIDGTTTDEKGAFELTKVASGNFKILISFIGYKTKTINDIKIDRKTELNLGNVSLGPDVVQLNEVEVVGMAQLIEEKVDRLVYNNEKDITSKGGDASDVMKKVPMLTVDLDGNVSLRGSSNVRVLINNKPSTIIATSVADALKQIPADMIKSVEVITSPSAKYDAEGSAGIINIVTKKSTIQGGTLNLDTGIGNRGSNLGLRGNYRVGKMGFSLGGFGRFNYNMPGKSENLQVGKIDKFSIRQMAESDNKMSFGSYNFGWDYEIDSKTSLSAGVRYGMRNMRNQQDLSTFNTQSDGTTRNSFRDVNTKDLSGTWDVNVDYIKTLAKPQQELSISTQFSRNNRTNDFDADIYSLNNNQLRELLGSQGNNNASHNQESTIQVDYQTPVKDNQLVEFGGKGIFRQVVSNFDYYNTVDTPQAASSLNYDQNVAAGYFSYTYTTKSKFTVKAGSRYEYTSIDATQGERGDLGIPAYSNLVPSLNLSQTFGKGQTVKLGYNRRLQRPGIQFLNPNQNAANPQNITVGNPQLRPELTDQVELGTSFFKNSLYVNVSTFARFTNSSIESIRTTNEQGVITTTYGNIGSKKNYGVNVFGNMTFFKRWQVGGGFDAYYADLTNNNPDPLLAASNTGFVLSGRFRTSLNIKNGWGLQAGGFMRGRDVQLQGTQAGFRMYDLGIKKDFTNKRGSIGFGMENFLAPSFKMKTQLETPSFTQNNTNYLFNRGFRINFSYRLGKMTFTEQKSRRRKSVNNDDQKSEGGGMDAGAGAGAVQGAPAVIVPTMRPSAPNASRPEGAGRPAGIDSTARPAGQGMPMQPGTRPDSTARPMTSPTGSATSPAVMPADSMSRPVMPADSTAKPVMPADSTARPMIPADSSAIPAKPAVPADTTKKP; encoded by the coding sequence ATGAACATGACGAGAAAAGTTACTCCTATTATACTTATGATGTTGCTGAGCTTCGCAGCCTCAGCGCAATTCCCCGGAGGCGGCGGCGGATTCGGTGGAAACCGAGGAGGTGGAAATGACAGGCCGCAACGGCAGACAGTTATCCCGGGAACGGCCGAGGACACGCCCAAAGGAAATGGTAAAATTAAAGGAATCCTGATTGACTCAGTGAGCAAAAAGCCGGTAGAATTTGCCGCGCTTTCTTTGGTTGACATTAAAACCAATAACCCGATCGACGGAACGACAACTGACGAAAAAGGTGCTTTTGAACTTACAAAAGTGGCATCAGGAAACTTCAAGATTTTGATTTCTTTTATTGGTTATAAAACCAAAACCATCAATGACATTAAGATTGACCGCAAAACAGAACTTAACCTGGGCAATGTAAGCCTTGGACCGGATGTAGTTCAGTTGAATGAGGTTGAAGTTGTGGGCATGGCGCAGTTGATCGAGGAGAAAGTAGACAGGCTTGTTTACAACAATGAAAAAGACATTACAAGCAAGGGCGGTGACGCTTCGGACGTGATGAAGAAAGTGCCGATGTTGACGGTCGACCTGGACGGTAATGTCTCATTAAGAGGAAGTTCCAATGTTCGGGTTTTGATTAATAACAAACCTTCGACCATCATCGCGACCAGCGTTGCGGATGCATTGAAGCAGATTCCTGCGGATATGATCAAATCTGTTGAAGTAATCACTTCGCCATCAGCCAAATATGATGCGGAAGGTTCTGCGGGGATTATCAACATTGTTACGAAGAAAAGCACGATTCAAGGTGGAACATTGAATTTGGATACGGGCATTGGTAACCGGGGTTCAAACCTGGGATTGAGAGGAAATTATAGAGTTGGTAAAATGGGTTTCAGTTTGGGAGGTTTTGGTCGTTTTAACTACAATATGCCGGGCAAATCTGAAAACCTGCAAGTTGGTAAAATTGACAAATTCTCGATCCGCCAGATGGCCGAATCAGATAACAAAATGTCCTTCGGTTCTTACAACTTTGGATGGGATTATGAGATCGATTCCAAAACTTCACTTTCTGCCGGCGTGCGTTATGGCATGCGTAACATGCGTAATCAGCAGGATTTGTCAACATTTAACACGCAAAGCGACGGCACAACGCGCAATAGCTTCCGGGATGTAAATACAAAAGACTTGTCCGGCACTTGGGACGTGAATGTGGATTATATCAAAACATTGGCCAAGCCACAGCAGGAATTGAGCATTTCGACGCAATTTAGCCGTAACAACCGGACGAATGATTTTGATGCTGACATTTATTCATTGAATAACAATCAATTGCGCGAGTTGCTGGGAAGTCAGGGTAACAACAACGCCAGCCATAATCAGGAAAGCACCATTCAAGTGGATTATCAGACGCCGGTGAAAGACAATCAGCTGGTCGAATTTGGTGGAAAAGGTATCTTCCGTCAAGTGGTAAGTAATTTTGATTATTACAATACAGTGGATACGCCGCAAGCTGCGAGCAGTCTGAACTATGACCAGAATGTGGCAGCGGGATATTTTTCCTACACTTATACAACAAAAAGCAAGTTTACCGTGAAGGCGGGCTCGCGTTACGAGTATACCAGCATTGATGCCACGCAGGGTGAGCGGGGCGACCTAGGCATTCCGGCTTACAGCAATCTGGTGCCGAGTCTTAACTTGTCGCAAACATTTGGCAAAGGACAAACTGTTAAGCTGGGTTATAACCGCCGTCTTCAACGTCCAGGCATTCAATTCCTAAATCCTAATCAGAATGCGGCGAACCCACAGAACATCACTGTGGGTAACCCGCAACTCCGTCCGGAATTGACGGATCAGGTGGAATTGGGAACAAGCTTTTTCAAGAATTCGCTTTATGTGAACGTTTCCACATTTGCACGTTTTACCAACAGTTCAATCGAAAGCATTCGTACCACCAACGAACAGGGGGTTATCACGACAACTTATGGTAACATTGGTTCCAAGAAAAACTACGGTGTGAATGTTTTCGGAAACATGACATTCTTTAAAAGATGGCAAGTAGGAGGAGGTTTTGATGCTTACTACGCAGATCTTACAAACAACAATCCAGATCCCTTATTGGCAGCTTCCAACACAGGTTTCGTATTGAGTGGCCGTTTCAGAACCAGCCTGAACATTAAAAATGGCTGGGGATTGCAAGCGGGTGGTTTCATGAGGGGACGCGATGTTCAGTTGCAAGGAACGCAAGCAGGATTCAGAATGTATGATTTGGGAATCAAGAAAGATTTTACCAACAAGCGCGGAAGCATTGGATTCGGAATGGAAAACTTCCTGGCTCCATCATTCAAAATGAAGACGCAGCTTGAAACGCCATCATTCACCCAGAACAACACAAACTATCTGTTCAACAGAGGTTTCCGGATAAACTTCTCGTATCGCTTAGGTAAGATGACTTTTACCGAGCAGAAATCACGCAGAAGAAAATCAGTTAACAATGACGACCAGAAAAGCGAAGGTGGTGGAATGGATGCAGGTGCAGGAGCCGGTGCCGTTCAAGGAGCGCCAGCAGTAATAGTGCCAACCATGCGCCCATCTGCTCCAAACGCATCCCGTCCGGAAGGCGCAGGCCGCCCGGCAGGCATCGACAGCACAGCCAGACCAGCTGGTCAAGGCATGCCCATGCAGCCAGGCACTCGCCCGGATTCAACCGCTCGCCCTATGACATCCCCAACCGGCTCAGCGACAAGCCCAGCTGTAATGCCAGCAGATTCAATGTCGAGGCCAGTTATGCCAGCGGATTCAACTGCAAAGCCGGTTATGCCAGCTGACTCAACTGCTAGGCCAATGATTCCAGCAGATTCATCAGCTATCCCTGCAAAACCAGCAGTGCCAGCAGATACAACTAAGAAGCCATAA
- the hemC gene encoding hydroxymethylbilane synthase translates to MHIKIGTRGSKLALWQAYYVEGLLNEGGIDTEIVIIETKGDKILTRSLSKIGSKGVFTQELEDQLLDGSIDIAVHSAKDLQSQLDDAFELIAFTEREKANDVLVSHNTELSLKSGEAFVVGTSSTRRVAVLRHFYPHIQTVDMRGNLQTRLRKLNEGHCDALLLAYAGVHRMEYDDKIAEHLLLDEFTPAVGQGSVAIECAVNLAEEKKAIIKKLINHPQTETCLLTERAFLKRLQGGCSIPVFGMATLHEDQINITGGIISLDGQELIRRTETGSISFPEELGTALADELLEAGADRILREIKSQTPTL, encoded by the coding sequence ATGCATATAAAAATAGGAACGCGCGGGAGTAAATTGGCGCTTTGGCAGGCGTATTATGTGGAGGGGCTTTTGAATGAAGGCGGCATTGATACGGAAATTGTCATTATTGAGACCAAAGGCGATAAAATCCTGACCCGTTCATTATCGAAAATAGGCAGTAAAGGCGTTTTTACGCAGGAATTGGAAGATCAGTTGCTGGATGGCAGCATTGACATTGCCGTTCACAGCGCCAAAGATCTGCAATCGCAACTGGATGATGCTTTTGAACTTATTGCCTTTACTGAACGCGAAAAGGCCAATGATGTTTTGGTAAGTCATAACACCGAACTTTCGCTCAAAAGCGGCGAAGCCTTCGTAGTGGGAACCTCTTCCACGCGTCGGGTGGCTGTTTTAAGGCATTTCTATCCGCATATCCAAACCGTGGACATGCGCGGTAACCTGCAAACACGCCTTAGAAAACTGAATGAAGGCCATTGCGACGCTTTGCTCCTCGCCTATGCCGGCGTCCACAGAATGGAATACGATGATAAAATCGCAGAGCATTTGCTTTTAGACGAATTCACACCAGCGGTAGGCCAAGGCAGCGTCGCTATTGAATGTGCTGTGAATTTGGCCGAAGAAAAGAAAGCCATCATTAAAAAACTGATCAATCATCCCCAAACGGAAACCTGTCTCTTAACCGAAAGGGCATTCCTGAAGCGCCTACAAGGCGGATGCAGCATCCCCGTTTTCGGCATGGCAACATTGCACGAGGATCAGATCAACATTACGGGCGGTATAATTAGTTTGGACGGGCAAGAATTGATCCGGAGAACTGAAACTGGTTCAATTTCATTTCCGGAAGAGTTGGGAACTGCATTAGCCGATGAATTGCTTGAAGCGGGAGCGGATCGCATTTTGAGAGAAATTAAAAGTCAGACGCCGACATTGTAA
- the rimK gene encoding 30S ribosomal protein S6--L-glutamate ligase gives MKIAVLSTNPDLYSTRRLVEAIKQRGHQAVVIDHVKCFVMIEGGKPTIIYKGKPITEIDAVIPRIGTSVNAFGCAVVRQLELMKVFTTVKSQAILRSRDKLRSMQVLAKSGVDIPKTVFAKNPAQVNELIHMVGGPPVIIKLLEGTQGVGVVLAETIKAAKSTIEAFYGLKANFLIQEYIAESKGADIRAFVIGNKVIAAMKRQGHESDFRSNLHRGGEGHLIELTEEEEQTAIAAAKALGVRIAGVDLLQSERGPLVMEVNSSPGLRGIEEVSGIDIAALIVAYIEDKIVMDEGDTVGV, from the coding sequence ATGAAAATCGCCGTATTATCCACCAATCCCGACCTTTATTCAACGAGGCGTCTGGTGGAGGCAATTAAACAAAGGGGTCATCAGGCAGTGGTTATCGACCATGTGAAATGCTTCGTCATGATTGAAGGGGGAAAACCGACCATCATTTACAAAGGAAAACCCATTACCGAAATCGACGCGGTCATTCCCCGGATCGGCACGTCGGTGAATGCATTTGGCTGCGCCGTGGTGCGGCAATTGGAGTTGATGAAAGTTTTCACAACCGTCAAATCACAGGCTATTCTGCGTTCCCGGGATAAGTTGCGCAGCATGCAAGTACTTGCAAAATCTGGTGTAGACATCCCAAAGACGGTTTTCGCAAAAAATCCTGCGCAGGTCAACGAGCTGATCCACATGGTAGGCGGGCCGCCCGTGATCATTAAGCTGCTCGAAGGAACACAGGGTGTCGGGGTCGTTTTGGCAGAAACTATTAAGGCTGCAAAATCAACGATTGAAGCATTTTACGGCTTAAAAGCCAATTTTCTCATTCAGGAATACATTGCAGAGTCCAAAGGCGCCGATATCCGCGCTTTTGTAATCGGCAACAAAGTCATAGCCGCCATGAAACGCCAGGGCCACGAAAGCGATTTCCGCTCGAACCTGCACCGCGGCGGCGAAGGACATTTGATCGAACTAACAGAAGAAGAAGAACAAACGGCCATCGCAGCCGCCAAAGCACTAGGCGTCCGGATCGCCGGTGTCGATCTGCTGCAATCTGAAAGAGGTCCGTTGGTCATGGAAGTAAACTCTTCCCCCGGCCTCCGCGGAATTGAAGAAGTAAGCGGGATTGATATCGCCGCTTTGATTGTTGCTTATATTGAGGATAAGATTGTGATGGATGAAGGGGATACTGTTGGGGTTTGA
- a CDS encoding ATP-dependent zinc protease family protein — MKPTLDIIGATDIVDLPDLGWFDVPVRIDSGATTSSIHCSRVRLIKDGEQPQLCFYLDAKKGAPQQSYTVSDFKETIVRNSSGKEEKRYVIKTKITIFGKKIRTEFSLANRRKMRYPILLGRKLLNKRFLVDVSQKDLSAAKRSKASHRSHARHQS, encoded by the coding sequence ATGAAGCCAACGCTAGACATTATCGGCGCAACCGACATTGTGGATCTCCCCGATCTGGGCTGGTTTGATGTGCCCGTCCGCATTGATTCGGGCGCGACCACTTCCTCCATTCATTGCTCGCGCGTAAGGCTGATCAAAGATGGCGAGCAGCCGCAATTATGTTTTTATCTGGATGCAAAAAAAGGCGCACCACAGCAATCCTACACGGTTTCGGATTTTAAAGAAACCATTGTGCGAAATTCGTCCGGAAAAGAAGAAAAACGTTATGTGATCAAAACGAAGATCACCATCTTTGGCAAAAAAATCCGGACAGAATTTTCACTTGCCAACCGGCGTAAAATGAGATATCCCATCCTGTTAGGGCGCAAATTGCTGAATAAGCGGTTTTTGGTGGATGTCTCGCAAAAAGATTTATCCGCTGCAAAGCGTTCAAAGGCATCTCATCGTTCTCACGCCAGACATCAATCCTGA
- a CDS encoding DNA polymerase III subunit, which translates to MLFREIPGLEHIKSTLRRSVKNSHLAHAQLFDSPAGGGGLALALAFATYINCENKSDEDACGVCASCAKMAKLIHPDFHFIFPIATSKKIDGKTSEAFLGLWRSFLLENPYRILPEWLDHISAENKQGNISVEEARGILRKLSVKAYEGEYKILLIWKPDIMNAASSNAILKILEEPPEKTLFLLVSDQSDKLLTTIISRTQRINIPAFSDEEVRYFLKLQQVSDTAANQIAYLCDGNLSEALRLVQDAEDDRSGWFAAWMRSCYKYDISHLVKLADNFDVMNKEKQKGLLEYALRLFRDMLVWSHGAGELLRVPDEELTFVQNFSKTVNFDSLEKMIGEVNLAYYHMERNVRAKMVFLDLSLTVAHFFQRR; encoded by the coding sequence GTGCTTTTTAGAGAAATACCGGGACTTGAACATATAAAATCAACGTTAAGGCGCTCGGTGAAGAATAGCCATCTGGCTCACGCACAGCTGTTTGATTCTCCTGCTGGCGGTGGCGGACTCGCCCTTGCCTTAGCATTTGCAACATACATTAATTGTGAAAACAAAAGTGATGAGGACGCTTGCGGCGTTTGTGCTTCGTGCGCGAAAATGGCCAAGCTGATCCATCCCGATTTTCACTTCATATTTCCCATCGCCACTTCAAAAAAGATCGACGGGAAAACCAGCGAGGCGTTTCTAGGCCTGTGGCGCTCATTTTTGCTGGAAAATCCTTATCGCATTCTTCCTGAGTGGCTCGATCACATTAGTGCAGAAAACAAGCAGGGAAATATTTCCGTGGAAGAAGCGCGTGGGATTTTGCGAAAACTGTCGGTGAAGGCTTATGAAGGTGAATACAAAATTCTGCTGATCTGGAAACCAGACATTATGAATGCGGCTTCATCCAATGCAATCTTAAAAATATTGGAAGAACCGCCTGAAAAAACGTTGTTTTTGTTGGTTAGCGATCAGTCCGACAAGCTGTTAACCACCATTATTTCCCGCACGCAACGCATTAACATTCCAGCATTTTCAGACGAAGAGGTGCGTTATTTCCTGAAACTGCAACAGGTTAGCGACACAGCTGCGAATCAAATCGCTTACTTGTGTGACGGAAATTTGTCCGAAGCGTTAAGATTGGTTCAGGATGCGGAGGATGATCGTTCCGGCTGGTTTGCGGCGTGGATGCGCTCCTGCTATAAATACGATATTTCGCATTTGGTGAAGTTGGCTGACAATTTTGATGTGATGAATAAAGAAAAGCAAAAAGGCCTTCTGGAATACGCATTGAGGCTTTTTCGCGATATGCTGGTTTGGAGCCACGGCGCAGGCGAGCTTCTGCGCGTGCCCGACGAAGAGCTTACATTTGTACAAAACTTTTCAAAAACGGTTAACTTTGATTCACTCGAAAAAATGATCGGAGAGGTGAATCTTGCTTACTATCATATGGAACGGAATGTGCGCGCAAAAATGGTTTTTCTGGATCTTTCACTGACCGTCGCCCATTTTTTCCAACGCCGATGA
- a CDS encoding putative sugar nucleotidyl transferase: protein MPTIILFDDPAIRAQLLPFTYTRPVSAIRCGINKISEKWSLWLDSAVSYQTADYLSLAFPATSSDDNIYINGSLCPDTGLVDAINKLPLESALIAGDDVLAIRSAETWNPDINITNYESHHYAGSYTLIRNVWDIFAFNGEQIETDFKKITENRTSEPLTDPFTHCYKPENIFIEKGAVVKASILNAENGSIYIGKNALIQEGSMIQGPFSIGESSVLAQGTKIRPNTTVGPYSKLGGEVSNCVVFGYSNKGHDGYLGNSVLGEWCNLGANTNNSNLKNDHSNVKLHSYVTNDLADTGLRFCGLMMGDYSKAGISTMFNTGSVVGVSVNVFGAGFQAKHTPSFSWGGNAEGFLEYRFQKALHVAQDTVSRRNVTFGEADEEILKSVFEQTREQRNFEC, encoded by the coding sequence ATGCCTACAATCATTCTGTTTGACGACCCCGCAATCCGCGCTCAGCTTTTACCATTTACATATACCCGTCCCGTTTCAGCAATTCGCTGCGGCATTAACAAGATTTCCGAAAAATGGAGCTTATGGCTGGATTCAGCCGTTTCCTATCAAACTGCAGATTACCTGTCATTGGCATTTCCAGCTACGAGTTCGGATGATAATATTTATATCAATGGTAGCCTGTGCCCGGATACTGGGCTGGTTGACGCAATCAATAAGCTTCCTTTGGAATCAGCATTGATTGCGGGCGACGACGTTCTTGCCATCAGAAGTGCCGAGACCTGGAATCCGGATATAAATATTACAAATTATGAATCTCATCATTATGCTGGCTCATATACACTGATCAGAAACGTTTGGGACATATTTGCTTTTAATGGTGAGCAGATCGAAACGGATTTTAAAAAAATTACGGAGAACAGAACTTCCGAACCGTTGACTGATCCTTTTACTCATTGCTACAAACCTGAAAACATCTTCATTGAAAAGGGCGCTGTCGTTAAAGCTTCTATTTTAAATGCCGAGAATGGGTCTATTTATATCGGTAAGAATGCACTGATTCAGGAAGGCTCAATGATTCAGGGACCGTTTTCAATTGGAGAAAGCAGCGTGTTGGCGCAGGGAACGAAAATTCGTCCGAATACAACAGTCGGGCCGTATAGCAAGCTGGGTGGTGAAGTAAGTAACTGTGTTGTATTTGGTTATAGTAACAAAGGGCATGACGGTTATTTGGGAAATTCGGTGCTGGGCGAATGGTGTAACCTGGGTGCCAACACTAATAATTCAAATTTGAAAAATGACCATAGCAATGTGAAACTGCATAGTTATGTCACCAATGATCTGGCCGATACAGGTTTACGGTTTTGCGGGTTAATGATGGGTGATTATTCCAAAGCGGGAATTTCGACAATGTTCAACACGGGCTCCGTTGTTGGCGTAAGTGTGAATGTGTTTGGGGCTGGCTTTCAGGCTAAACATACGCCTTCCTTTTCGTGGGGCGGTAATGCAGAAGGATTCTTGGAATATCGTTTTCAAAAAGCCCTTCACGTGGCGCAGGACACGGTTAGCCGTCGAAATGTTACATTTGGAGAGGCAGATGAGGAGATTTTAAAATCTGTTTTTGAGCAGACGCGCGAACAGCGCAACTTTGAATGTTAA
- a CDS encoding type B 50S ribosomal protein L31 encodes MKKDIHPNYRDVVFWDLSSDFKFITRSTIETTENITWEDGKSYPVYKVEVSSQSHPFYTGKNVLVDTAGRVDKFRKRYGAQKEA; translated from the coding sequence ATGAAAAAAGATATTCATCCCAATTATAGAGACGTAGTTTTCTGGGATCTATCAAGCGATTTTAAGTTCATTACGCGCTCTACCATAGAAACTACCGAAAATATTACTTGGGAAGATGGTAAATCTTATCCGGTTTATAAAGTTGAGGTTTCTTCTCAGTCGCACCCTTTCTACACAGGTAAAAATGTACTTGTTGATACCGCGGGCCGCGTAGACAAATTCAGAAAACGTTACGGCGCACAGAAAGAAGCTTAA
- a CDS encoding sugar phosphate isomerase/epimerase family protein, whose protein sequence is MTKLINSPSRRNFLKTSTGIITGLAAGLAVPEIVFAKNTGPGYALQLGVFAAYDKADYLRESGCTYIEESVGNFLIPKDGDAQYAKNLKQLHEEKFPIKSYVILLPGSLKTLGPEANHQAILERTDLVLKRAKECGSQYVVFGSGASRIIPEGFDREKAKAQHIELTKKMAPLAEKYGVTIAVEPLNRGETNFINSLAEGVEIIDAVKSPRVKLLCDIFHMLKEDESPDEIVKFGKHIVHCHIAEKENRTPPGVKGDDFRPYLSSLKKIGYKGGLSIECFVYTDFDKEARRGVEVLKQQLSEV, encoded by the coding sequence ATGACTAAGCTCATTAATTCTCCATCCCGGCGGAATTTCCTTAAAACATCCACGGGGATCATTACGGGCCTGGCGGCAGGACTTGCTGTTCCGGAAATCGTGTTTGCTAAAAATACCGGGCCGGGTTACGCCCTTCAACTTGGTGTTTTTGCAGCATATGATAAGGCTGACTATTTAAGAGAATCAGGATGTACATATATAGAGGAGTCGGTCGGGAATTTTCTCATCCCGAAAGATGGGGATGCGCAGTATGCTAAAAACCTCAAACAGCTCCACGAAGAGAAGTTTCCAATCAAATCGTATGTGATCTTGCTTCCGGGAAGTTTGAAAACATTGGGGCCGGAAGCAAATCATCAGGCCATATTGGAGAGGACAGACCTGGTTTTGAAACGTGCAAAAGAATGCGGTTCTCAATATGTTGTTTTCGGAAGCGGTGCTTCGCGCATTATCCCCGAAGGATTTGACAGAGAGAAGGCAAAGGCCCAGCACATTGAATTAACCAAAAAAATGGCACCGCTGGCAGAAAAATATGGGGTTACCATTGCCGTGGAGCCCTTGAACCGTGGGGAAACCAATTTCATTAACAGCCTGGCAGAAGGCGTCGAGATCATTGATGCAGTTAAGAGCCCGAGAGTGAAGTTGTTATGCGACATTTTTCACATGCTGAAAGAAGATGAATCGCCAGACGAAATAGTGAAATTCGGCAAACACATTGTCCATTGCCATATTGCCGAAAAGGAAAACCGGACGCCTCCCGGGGTTAAAGGCGACGATTTCAGACCTTATTTAAGTTCACTGAAAAAGATCGGCTACAAAGGCGGATTATCAATCGAATGCTTTGTTTACACGGATTTTGACAAGGAAGCAAGACGGGGCGTAGAGGTGCTTAAACAGCAATTGAGTGAAGTTTAA